The following are from one region of the Treponema denticola genome:
- a CDS encoding DEAD/DEAH box helicase, translating into MARQTYGTTPWGAWFLEMLKAYDDSGRLSRGKTYANTGKVNSLVVNGQTAGAKVKGNYSPWYHVYFKFPPLSKTNETAIRSILEKHPIELAGLRAGIMSPALIEALKKKKVRLIPARWNLIERDCTCPDSGDPCKHMAAVLFLLAKEIDHDPRLLFKLAGFDIDSINVPETEVFEKGGTQKLGLLQEHPVPLSLRKNETLNEAADLSSSSSVNEAAHNSCELQSPLKFSLGESYLPLITNILPPEPNFSSSDFIIKLTEFYHKAVLNYGLNFYSQEKQNEKQEEKSVNPFLFARVKINIDNIRKQKRVFPLEPKSPLTVNIKLNETREINQTLLQAQNFYKTRNSLNEMSPSVKILFSLFALAGKLIQSSAFIPAVFTENKKLFIFWKSLSASSEIKADILKFAASLTKDFFLPVEKWGRLYCAELLLTALLTEYAASLKFFPNKSYTKDKEIDKLFFSNEEIDISVPGKRNLDTVIYSWLSVLNYSNCGYEYRLTLDALKDDEFFLLSALVRKAKEKQIEAGDDSFALEAEAPFTELNIAAKRSKNPDDILRFPATLSAYLPALSILAIKKNVMLSREETGLFLQKSAKLLQRFGIDIVLPKSLKNVLTPKPVISVKSVKGAGNVVSFLNLDDVLSYDRALMLGDTLIDIEEFKKLFLNKSGLVKFNDQFLLLDPEEVAKMLKVLEKPVDTKEVLQAVLSGNAVCSKPASEIIKGIFRQEDVPVPQNLNAELRPYQEQGYRWLYANIKSGFGCLLADDMGLGKTVQIISLMLSFKNSKEAESPFLVIAPASLLSNWEHEIAKFAPSLKTAVYHGAERKFNIEADVIISTYQTMQKDIEKLKDKKVFCIILDEAQAIKNSGTKKAHAVKAIQARGRIALTGTPVENNLEDMRSIFDFFLPGYLGTADEFRKKWRIPIELHNSETEADDLKKITSPFLLRRLKTDPKVISDLPDKIITNQYCNLTPEQLAIYENLVETELHKVMGAETKIERQAYVLKLLTALKQVCNHPRAYDKETPVEMKYSGKAAVLIELLNEIISSGEKAIIFSQYVGTLDILKNIIQKELGTEPLLLHGQMPASKRKKAVEVFQTDPAYRIFLISLKAGGTGLNLTAANRVIHFDLWYNPAVEDQATDRAFRIGQTKNVFVHRLICSGTFEEKIDEMIQKKREISGLSISAGETWISKLSNEELAGLFKS; encoded by the coding sequence ATGGCAAGACAGACTTACGGGACAACACCTTGGGGTGCATGGTTTTTGGAGATGCTAAAGGCCTATGACGATTCAGGTCGATTGTCCAGAGGAAAAACTTATGCAAACACAGGGAAGGTAAATTCTCTTGTGGTAAACGGGCAAACGGCGGGAGCAAAGGTTAAGGGAAACTATTCTCCTTGGTACCATGTGTATTTTAAATTCCCGCCCCTTTCAAAAACAAATGAAACCGCAATCCGCTCCATCTTAGAAAAACATCCGATTGAACTTGCGGGCCTTAGAGCGGGAATTATGAGTCCGGCCCTCATCGAAGCCTTAAAGAAAAAAAAGGTAAGGCTAATTCCTGCCCGCTGGAATTTAATCGAAAGGGACTGCACCTGCCCCGATTCGGGAGACCCCTGCAAGCACATGGCGGCCGTTCTTTTTTTACTTGCCAAAGAAATAGACCATGACCCTCGCCTCTTGTTTAAGCTTGCGGGCTTTGACATCGATTCTATAAATGTACCGGAAACCGAAGTCTTCGAAAAAGGCGGAACACAAAAACTTGGCCTCCTCCAAGAGCATCCTGTTCCGTTGAGTCTCCGCAAAAATGAAACTTTAAATGAAGCAGCAGACTTATCTTCAAGCTCATCAGTCAATGAGGCCGCTCATAATTCTTGTGAATTGCAGAGCCCTTTAAAATTTTCTCTTGGAGAATCCTATCTTCCGCTGATAACAAATATTCTTCCTCCTGAACCTAATTTTTCATCAAGCGATTTTATAATAAAGCTGACGGAATTTTATCATAAGGCGGTTTTAAATTACGGGCTCAACTTTTACAGTCAAGAAAAGCAAAATGAAAAACAAGAAGAAAAATCGGTAAACCCTTTTTTGTTTGCGAGGGTAAAAATAAATATCGACAATATCCGAAAACAAAAAAGAGTATTCCCCCTTGAACCTAAAAGCCCCTTAACGGTAAACATAAAATTAAACGAAACCCGCGAAATAAATCAAACCCTTCTGCAAGCTCAAAATTTTTATAAAACAAGAAACAGCTTAAACGAGATGAGCCCCTCGGTCAAAATTCTTTTTTCTCTCTTTGCCCTTGCAGGAAAACTGATTCAAAGCTCTGCATTTATACCCGCCGTATTTACCGAAAACAAAAAGCTTTTTATTTTTTGGAAAAGCCTTTCGGCTTCTTCCGAAATAAAGGCCGACATCCTTAAATTTGCAGCTTCCCTCACAAAGGACTTTTTTCTTCCGGTTGAAAAATGGGGAAGGCTCTATTGTGCAGAACTTTTGCTTACAGCTCTTTTAACCGAATATGCGGCATCTTTAAAATTCTTTCCTAACAAGTCCTATACTAAGGACAAAGAAATAGACAAGCTCTTTTTTTCAAATGAAGAAATAGATATAAGCGTTCCCGGCAAGCGGAATTTGGATACGGTAATTTATTCTTGGCTTTCGGTTTTAAATTACAGTAATTGCGGATATGAATACCGTTTAACTTTGGATGCCTTAAAAGACGACGAATTCTTTTTGCTTTCCGCCCTTGTCCGTAAGGCTAAAGAAAAGCAAATAGAGGCAGGAGATGACTCTTTCGCTCTTGAAGCAGAGGCACCCTTTACCGAATTAAATATCGCAGCAAAGAGGAGTAAAAACCCCGACGATATTTTGCGTTTTCCTGCAACCCTTTCAGCTTACTTACCGGCTCTTTCGATTCTTGCAATTAAAAAAAATGTGATGCTTTCGCGGGAAGAAACGGGGCTCTTTTTACAAAAGTCGGCAAAGCTTTTACAACGTTTCGGCATCGATATAGTTTTACCTAAAAGCCTAAAAAATGTTTTGACTCCCAAACCTGTTATAAGCGTAAAATCCGTAAAGGGAGCCGGAAATGTAGTTTCGTTTTTAAACCTTGATGATGTTCTTTCTTATGACCGAGCCCTAATGTTGGGAGATACATTAATAGATATAGAAGAATTTAAAAAGCTCTTTTTAAATAAATCGGGCTTGGTAAAATTTAACGATCAGTTTCTTTTACTTGATCCCGAAGAAGTTGCCAAGATGTTAAAGGTCCTTGAAAAACCGGTAGATACAAAAGAGGTCTTACAAGCGGTTCTTTCGGGAAACGCAGTCTGTTCCAAACCCGCCTCAGAAATTATCAAGGGTATTTTCAGGCAAGAAGATGTTCCCGTTCCTCAAAATCTAAATGCGGAATTAAGGCCTTATCAAGAACAGGGTTACCGCTGGCTTTATGCAAACATTAAAAGCGGCTTCGGCTGTCTTTTGGCCGACGACATGGGCTTGGGAAAAACCGTACAGATTATAAGTTTAATGCTTAGCTTTAAAAATTCAAAAGAAGCAGAATCTCCTTTTTTGGTTATAGCCCCTGCAAGCCTTCTTTCAAACTGGGAACATGAAATAGCAAAATTCGCACCTTCTCTTAAAACCGCCGTTTATCATGGGGCAGAGCGTAAGTTCAATATCGAAGCCGATGTAATAATAAGCACATATCAAACTATGCAAAAAGATATAGAAAAATTAAAAGACAAAAAAGTTTTTTGCATTATTTTAGATGAAGCTCAGGCTATAAAAAATTCGGGAACAAAAAAGGCTCATGCCGTAAAGGCAATTCAGGCGAGGGGCAGAATCGCTCTTACAGGGACACCGGTTGAAAACAACCTTGAAGACATGCGTTCCATATTCGACTTTTTTCTTCCCGGTTATTTAGGTACGGCCGACGAGTTTAGAAAAAAATGGCGTATTCCGATTGAGCTTCATAATTCGGAAACCGAAGCGGATGATCTAAAAAAAATTACTTCACCCTTTTTGCTCCGCCGTCTAAAGACCGATCCCAAGGTTATCTCTGATTTGCCGGATAAGATAATTACAAATCAATATTGCAATTTGACACCTGAGCAGTTGGCAATTTATGAAAACCTTGTAGAAACGGAATTGCACAAGGTGATGGGAGCCGAAACTAAGATTGAAAGGCAGGCCTATGTTCTAAAACTTTTAACGGCCTTAAAACAGGTATGCAATCATCCGAGAGCCTATGATAAGGAAACTCCCGTCGAAATGAAATACTCAGGCAAGGCCGCTGTCCTCATCGAGCTTTTGAACGAAATAATTTCTTCAGGAGAAAAGGCAATTATTTTCAGCCAATATGTAGGCACCCTCGACATTTTAAAAAACATCATTCAAAAAGAATTGGGAACTGAACCTCTTTTACTTCACGGTCAAATGCCCGCCTCAAAAAGAAAAAAGGCTGTAGAGGTTTTTCAAACAGATCCTGCTTACCGCATCTTTTTAATTTCGCTTAAGGCGGGAGGTACCGGCCTTAACTTGACGGCAGCTAACAGGGTAATTCACTTTGACCTTTGGTACAATCCGGCAGTTGAAGATCAGGCCACAGACAGGGCTTTTAGAATAGGACAGACAAAGAACGTCTTCGTACACCGCCTTATCTG